The proteins below come from a single Takifugu flavidus isolate HTHZ2018 chromosome 6, ASM371156v2, whole genome shotgun sequence genomic window:
- the micall2b gene encoding protein-methionine sulfoxide oxidase mical2b isoform X1, whose translation MSAVKALQQWCRVQVQGYRDVSITNMTTSFRDGLAFCALIHKHRPDLINFDSLKKENVYENNKLAFGVAEEELGIPALLDAEDMVALQIPDRLSILTYVSQYYNYFHGRSPIGGMGGIKRPAEGPAEEPSGKKNQPMVSKVFPSYQPTRENSPPPSSNTSRPPPSPKYPRNAKQDVVVEKSNQTGTLSNKCISCNKRVHLVERHLVDGKLYHRSCAKSLAPITNCPPLRDLPTNTSVSKPTPPRDPSKTSIDISSRLGPTWQKDKASTPPSFSSTLSTPSPPPSRPVSALSSAAKDSRTALTSKPVTSQAPSGPTFTTTASAAAAATRPTPAPRTSTTVAKTLQSKIQFFQSDDSVNNEKKATNTDTKKAGSGTGAVQHVTAGEAVTITVNIGKKDLSLNSAEDKSKASGVGSGSGNGSESSKAKAAAFISRKLAEENNNNKPPRTNVALKKTDKPSQVETPKREKEAVRGRVKLKVDPSLLADLQTPEESRPVPVPRRPRSRTPDPGPTNPSSILPNTSAEHESPADWRSKLKPISKQTKALGPSPPSPKLSANGPGKSQTSGPAQPQEPSPSISITPPAPKGSLNGQQDLTRPDAEAKVSKKKPDYIPKEDILKELQEIDDNLTKLEKEGVQLEMRLRRCEEDGEDDSFMDELMVEWFNLIRNKQVAMRRESELVYIGKTQELEEQQPSVEQELRRLMETPEHLKSSWHNEREKELMTKLMEIVNDRNAIVEGLDDDRLREEEEDEQLNRMMKDFNIKKEKPKKKSPMSKLFGWGGKKETP comes from the exons ATGTCTGCCGTGAAGGCGCTGCAGCAGTGGTGCCGGGTCCAGGTCCAGGGCTACCGGGATGTGTCCATCACCAACATGACCACGTCCTTTAGGGACGGCCTGGCTTTCTGCGCCctcattcacaaacacagaccCGATCTCAT CAACTTTGACTCCCTGAAGAAGGAAAATGTGTATGAGAACAACAAACTG GCCTTCGGGGTTgcggaggaggagctgggaatTCCTGCCCTGCTGGATGCAGAAGACATGGTGGCTCTTCAGATCCCCGACCGCCTCAGCATCCTGACGTACGTCTCCCAGTATTACAACTACTTCCACGGACGTTCCCCCA TTGGCGGCATGGGCGGTATTAAACGTCCAGCTGAAGGCCCCGCAGAGGAGCCGTCGGGGAAAAAGAACCAGCCGATGGTGTCGAAGGTGTTTCCCTCATACCAACCCACCCGAGAGAAcagccctcccccctcctccaacaCCTCAAGACCTCCACCTTCACCGAAATACCCCAGAAACGCCAAGCAG GACGTCGTGGTTGAGAAATCCAATCAGACGGGAACGCTGAGCAACAAGTGCATCTCCTGCAACAAGCGTGTTCACTTAGTGGAGCGACACCTGGTGGACGGGAAGCTCTACCACAGGAGCTGTGCAAA GTCGCTGGCGCCCATCACCAACTGCCCTCCTCTCAGAGATTTACCCACAAACACCTCTGTTTCCAAACCCACTCCTCCAAGAGACCCCAGCAAGACCAGCATTGACATCTCCTCTAGACTGGGGCCAACATGGCAGAAAGACAAAGCCAGCACTCCTCCCAGTTTCTCCAGCACACTCTCTactccatctccacctccttcccGCCCTGTTTCCGCTCTCTCCTCCGCCGCTAAAGACAGTCGGACAGCTTTAACCTCCAAACCCGTGACCTCACAGGCGCCCTCTGGGCCGACGTTCACCACGACCGcctctgctgccgccgccgccaccaggCCCACCCCTGCTCCCCGCACCTCAACCACAGTGGCAAAGACGCTGCAGTCCAAGATCCAGTTCTTCCAGTCAGACGACTCCGTTAATAATGAGAAAAAGGCCACCAACACTGACACCAAGAAAGCAGGCAGTGGGACGGGAGCAGTCCAGCACGTTACGGCCGGGGAGGCTGTAACCATCACCGTGAATATCGGTAAAAAGGACTTGAGCTTGAACTCAGCTGAGGACAAAAGCAAAGCGTCTGGGGTTGGCTCAGGGTCTGGGAATGGGTCTGAGAGCAGCAAGGCGAAAGCAGCGGCATTCATCTCCAGAAAACTGGCcgaggagaacaacaacaacaaaccacCGCGGACAAATGTGGCGCTCAAGAAAACGGACAA ACCTTCTCAAGTGGAGACAccgaagagggagaaggaggccGTCAGAGGGAGAGTAAAACTGAAAGTGGACCCCTCACTCCTCGCTGATCTCCAGACCCCAGAGGAGTCTAGACCAGTCCCGGTCCCACGTAGACCccggagcagaactccagaccCAGGACCCACAAATCCCAGCAGCATATTACCCAACACCTCAG CAGAACACGAGTCCCCTGCAGACTGGAGGTCAAAGCTCAAACCCATCTCCAAACAAACCAA GGCACTTGGTCCTTCGCCGCCTTCGCCGAAACTCTCGGCTAATGGACCCGGAAAGTCACAGACTTCAGGGCCTGCGCAACCTCAAGAGCCGTCACCGAGCATTTCCATCACTCCACCGGCGCCAAAGG GTTCTCTGAATGGCCAGCAGGACCTAACCAGGCCAGACGCCGAGGCAAAGGTCTCCAAG AAGAAGCCCGACTACATTCCCAAAGAGGACATTTtaaaagagctgcaggagatcgACGATAATCTGACCAAATTGGAGAAGGAGGGCGTCCAGCTGGAGATGAGGCTCCGCAGATGTGAAGAAG ACGGAGAAGACGACTCTTTCATGGATGAGCTCATGGTCGAGTGGTTCAACTTGATCAGGAACAAGCAGGTGGCCATGCGTCGGGAGTCTGAGCTGGTCTACat TGGGAAAacgcaggagctggaggaacagcAGCCGAGCGTAGAGCAGGAGCTCCGGAGACTGATGGAAACGCCAG AGCACCTGAAAAGCTCCTGGCACAACGAGAGGGAAAAAGAGCTGATGACGAAGCTGATGGAGATAGTGAATGACAGAAACGCCATAGTGGAAGGTCTGGACGATGACAGGCTCAG ggaggaagaggaggatgagcagCTCAACAGGATGATGAAGGATTTCA acataaagaaagagaaaccaaagaaaaagtCTCCGATGTCCAAACTGTTCGGCTGGGGGGGCAAGAAGGAGACGCCATGA
- the LOC130526843 gene encoding trichohyalin-like, protein MSPEREVCLSLPQTSESQRRVEQLELRAKERKNMEDGAPQTPDKLDQTAKVRRPRRAWTSKTTAFLCNFRAQAPHRCVQASDQLRRERDELRRESEELRRELRKAAAEGEKAREVLQKTRQEWDKAKTDEALLKKERDKAVQVCATAVEERARMKKKYKAMEKRHTLEKCQKSSSSVDRRKTQKSRSRASSSEDSDSLLLTEDTDGSVDCSLTGSRSSKAQREGDKTLDTEQAAHVKNQRKDLEETEDETQKQMEALSKMKQERDHLKEELRDIIEEKVKESMDMVLMRTEVLMKERDRVMAQRVRKEKEELEKNLKRLQKICRSFSHSRRCSRLHGSTSGMEQNEGSHHLFRPERTSEEEAGDTDSLTLSPEPNSAEESCCCVSSRIPSHFPTLERDGATVMKMDTLGTASSPWIGDSHSVPARYCGPRGPGYSRRSCLLPGTAKDLLPIATVKPTRFSHVSPSAGNQQFRQSSMVSSSRVEQLVNQSRRWLEKHGKDVNEPLLARCPLTSNKSSLFYEMISTHLY, encoded by the exons ATGTCGCCTGAACGAGAAGTTTGTCTGTCTCTTCCTCAGACGTCAGAGTCGCAGCGACGTGTAGAGCAGCTGGAACTGAGAGCCAAAGAGCGGAAGAACATGGAAGACGGCGCGCCGCAGACGCCGGACAAACTGGACCAAACCGCAAAGGTGAGACGCCCGAGACGAGCGTGGACCTCGAAAACAACAGCCTTCCTCTGCAATTTCCGGGCTCAGGCTCCTCATCGGTGTGTCCAGGCCTCGGATCAGCTGAGGCGGGAGAGAGATGAGCTGAGGCGGGAGAGCGAGGAGCTGAGGCGGGAGCTGCGGAAGGCGGCCGCAGAAGGCGAGAAAGCAAGAGAGGTCCTCCAGAAGACACGGCAGGAATGGGACAAGGCCAAGACAGATGAGGCGCTGCTgaagaaggagagagacaaAGCAGTGCAGGTGTGCGCGACGGCAGTGGAGGAGAGAGCGCGGATGAAGAAGAAGTACAAGGCCATGGAAAAAAGACACACTCTGGAAAAATGCCAAAagagctcctcctctgtggacAGAAGAAAGACACAGAAATCCAGGAGTAGGGCGTCTTCGAGTGAGGACAGCGACTCATTGTTGCTCACAGAAGACACAGATGGATCAGTTGACTGCTCGCTCACAGGCTCTCGTTCCTCCAAGGCCCAGCGAGAAGGAGACAAGACGCTGGACACAGAGCAG gcGGCACATGTGAAGAACCAGAGAAAAGACCTCGAGGAAACAGAGgatgaaacacaaaaacagatgGAG gcCTTGAGCAAAATGAAACAGGAGAGAGATCATCTCAAGGAGGAGCTGCGGGATATTATAgaggagaaggtgaaggaaAGCATGGACATGGTCctcatgaggacagaggtgttgatgaaggagagagacagagtcaTGGCCCAACGAgtcaggaaggagaaggaggagttgGAGAAGAACCTGAAAAGGTTGCAGAAGATATGCAGGTCGTTCAGtcacagcaggag GTGCTCACGTCTCCATGGTTCCACCAGTGGAATGGAACAAAATGAGGGCTCGCATCACCTCTTCAGACCCGAGAGGAcatcagaggaggaagcaggagacaCGGACTCCTTGACGCTCTCACCTGAACCCAACAGTGCTGAAGA gtcctgctgctgtgtatCCAGCAGGATCCCCTCCCACTTCCCCACCCTGGAAAGAGATGGGGCCACCGTGATGAAG ATGGACACCCTGGGCACCGCCTCTTCGCCGTGGATCGGGGACAGTCACAGTGTCCCTGCGAGGTACTGTGGTCCAAGAGGACCCGGGTACAGCCGCCGGAGCTGCTTGCTCCCAG GGACAGCTAAAGACCTGCTCCCCATCGCCACCGTGAAACCAACTCGCTTTTCACATGTGTCACCTAG CGCCGGCAACCAGCAGTTCAGGCAGAGCTCgatggtcagcagcagcagggtggagcAACTGGTGAACCAAAGCAGGAGGTGGCTGGAGAAGCACGGGAAAGACGTCAATGA ACCTCTCTTGGCTCGCTGTCCGCTGACTTCCAACAAGAGCAGTTTGTTTTACGAGATGATATCGACGCATTTATACTGA
- the micall2b gene encoding protein-methionine sulfoxide oxidase mical2b isoform X2, whose translation MSAVKALQQWCRVQVQGYRDVSITNMTTSFRDGLAFCALIHKHRPDLINFDSLKKENVYENNKLAFGVAEEELGIPALLDAEDMVALQIPDRLSILTYVSQYYNYFHGRSPIGGMGGIKRPAEGPAEEPSGKKNQPMVSKVFPSYQPTRENSPPPSSNTSRPPPSPKYPRNAKQDVVVEKSNQTGTLSNKCISCNKRVHLVERHLVDGKLYHRSCAKSLAPITNCPPLRDLPTNTSVSKPTPPRDPSKTSIDISSRLGPTWQKDKASTPPSFSSTLSTPSPPPSRPVSALSSAAKDSRTALTSKPVTSQAPSGPTFTTTASAAAAATRPTPAPRTSTTVAKTLQSKIQFFQSDDSVNNEKKATNTDTKKAGSGTGAVQHVTAGEAVTITVNIGKKDLSLNSAEDKSKASGVGSGSGNGSESSKAKAAAFISRKLAEENNNNKPPRTNVALKKTDKPSQVETPKREKEAVRGRVKLKVDPSLLADLQTPEESRPVPVPRRPRSRTPDPGPTNPSSILPNTSEHESPADWRSKLKPISKQTKALGPSPPSPKLSANGPGKSQTSGPAQPQEPSPSISITPPAPKGSLNGQQDLTRPDAEAKVSKKKPDYIPKEDILKELQEIDDNLTKLEKEGVQLEMRLRRCEEDGEDDSFMDELMVEWFNLIRNKQVAMRRESELVYIGKTQELEEQQPSVEQELRRLMETPEHLKSSWHNEREKELMTKLMEIVNDRNAIVEGLDDDRLREEEEDEQLNRMMKDFNIKKEKPKKKSPMSKLFGWGGKKETP comes from the exons ATGTCTGCCGTGAAGGCGCTGCAGCAGTGGTGCCGGGTCCAGGTCCAGGGCTACCGGGATGTGTCCATCACCAACATGACCACGTCCTTTAGGGACGGCCTGGCTTTCTGCGCCctcattcacaaacacagaccCGATCTCAT CAACTTTGACTCCCTGAAGAAGGAAAATGTGTATGAGAACAACAAACTG GCCTTCGGGGTTgcggaggaggagctgggaatTCCTGCCCTGCTGGATGCAGAAGACATGGTGGCTCTTCAGATCCCCGACCGCCTCAGCATCCTGACGTACGTCTCCCAGTATTACAACTACTTCCACGGACGTTCCCCCA TTGGCGGCATGGGCGGTATTAAACGTCCAGCTGAAGGCCCCGCAGAGGAGCCGTCGGGGAAAAAGAACCAGCCGATGGTGTCGAAGGTGTTTCCCTCATACCAACCCACCCGAGAGAAcagccctcccccctcctccaacaCCTCAAGACCTCCACCTTCACCGAAATACCCCAGAAACGCCAAGCAG GACGTCGTGGTTGAGAAATCCAATCAGACGGGAACGCTGAGCAACAAGTGCATCTCCTGCAACAAGCGTGTTCACTTAGTGGAGCGACACCTGGTGGACGGGAAGCTCTACCACAGGAGCTGTGCAAA GTCGCTGGCGCCCATCACCAACTGCCCTCCTCTCAGAGATTTACCCACAAACACCTCTGTTTCCAAACCCACTCCTCCAAGAGACCCCAGCAAGACCAGCATTGACATCTCCTCTAGACTGGGGCCAACATGGCAGAAAGACAAAGCCAGCACTCCTCCCAGTTTCTCCAGCACACTCTCTactccatctccacctccttcccGCCCTGTTTCCGCTCTCTCCTCCGCCGCTAAAGACAGTCGGACAGCTTTAACCTCCAAACCCGTGACCTCACAGGCGCCCTCTGGGCCGACGTTCACCACGACCGcctctgctgccgccgccgccaccaggCCCACCCCTGCTCCCCGCACCTCAACCACAGTGGCAAAGACGCTGCAGTCCAAGATCCAGTTCTTCCAGTCAGACGACTCCGTTAATAATGAGAAAAAGGCCACCAACACTGACACCAAGAAAGCAGGCAGTGGGACGGGAGCAGTCCAGCACGTTACGGCCGGGGAGGCTGTAACCATCACCGTGAATATCGGTAAAAAGGACTTGAGCTTGAACTCAGCTGAGGACAAAAGCAAAGCGTCTGGGGTTGGCTCAGGGTCTGGGAATGGGTCTGAGAGCAGCAAGGCGAAAGCAGCGGCATTCATCTCCAGAAAACTGGCcgaggagaacaacaacaacaaaccacCGCGGACAAATGTGGCGCTCAAGAAAACGGACAA ACCTTCTCAAGTGGAGACAccgaagagggagaaggaggccGTCAGAGGGAGAGTAAAACTGAAAGTGGACCCCTCACTCCTCGCTGATCTCCAGACCCCAGAGGAGTCTAGACCAGTCCCGGTCCCACGTAGACCccggagcagaactccagaccCAGGACCCACAAATCCCAGCAGCATATTACCCAACACCTCAG AACACGAGTCCCCTGCAGACTGGAGGTCAAAGCTCAAACCCATCTCCAAACAAACCAA GGCACTTGGTCCTTCGCCGCCTTCGCCGAAACTCTCGGCTAATGGACCCGGAAAGTCACAGACTTCAGGGCCTGCGCAACCTCAAGAGCCGTCACCGAGCATTTCCATCACTCCACCGGCGCCAAAGG GTTCTCTGAATGGCCAGCAGGACCTAACCAGGCCAGACGCCGAGGCAAAGGTCTCCAAG AAGAAGCCCGACTACATTCCCAAAGAGGACATTTtaaaagagctgcaggagatcgACGATAATCTGACCAAATTGGAGAAGGAGGGCGTCCAGCTGGAGATGAGGCTCCGCAGATGTGAAGAAG ACGGAGAAGACGACTCTTTCATGGATGAGCTCATGGTCGAGTGGTTCAACTTGATCAGGAACAAGCAGGTGGCCATGCGTCGGGAGTCTGAGCTGGTCTACat TGGGAAAacgcaggagctggaggaacagcAGCCGAGCGTAGAGCAGGAGCTCCGGAGACTGATGGAAACGCCAG AGCACCTGAAAAGCTCCTGGCACAACGAGAGGGAAAAAGAGCTGATGACGAAGCTGATGGAGATAGTGAATGACAGAAACGCCATAGTGGAAGGTCTGGACGATGACAGGCTCAG ggaggaagaggaggatgagcagCTCAACAGGATGATGAAGGATTTCA acataaagaaagagaaaccaaagaaaaagtCTCCGATGTCCAAACTGTTCGGCTGGGGGGGCAAGAAGGAGACGCCATGA